A window of the Lysinibacillus irui genome harbors these coding sequences:
- a CDS encoding nitroreductase family protein: protein MSEQILSVRDAIMQRRSIKKFNGQPVEREDLMAIIDDAVWAPNHGNREPWRLVVACGKEIVDLHHLLRDLTIPKWQELSSEDLAKQMMKFTLPGGYAFVIVPEDARQKERLEDYAAASTFIQNIQLLAWDRGIGSCWKTPAFLDNPKFREALKVQPGERVIAMLQVGYFDEVPKGRERKQAAEIVTVFGE, encoded by the coding sequence ATGAGCGAACAAATTTTATCTGTTAGAGATGCAATTATGCAACGACGATCCATTAAAAAATTTAATGGTCAGCCTGTAGAGCGTGAAGATTTAATGGCTATTATTGATGATGCAGTATGGGCCCCGAATCACGGTAACCGAGAGCCTTGGCGCTTAGTAGTAGCTTGTGGAAAGGAAATTGTAGATCTGCATCATTTATTACGTGACCTGACTATTCCAAAATGGCAGGAGCTTTCAAGTGAAGATTTAGCAAAGCAAATGATGAAGTTTACATTACCAGGTGGTTATGCCTTTGTTATCGTGCCAGAGGATGCTCGTCAAAAAGAGCGTCTAGAAGATTACGCTGCTGCAAGTACCTTCATTCAGAATATACAATTATTGGCGTGGGATAGAGGAATCGGCTCTTGCTGGAAAACACCAGCCTTCTTAGACAATCCAAAATTCCGTGAGGCCCTGAAAGTTCAACCAGGAGAGCGTGTCATTGCCATGCTACAAGTTGGCTATTTTGATGAAGTGCCAAAAGGTAGAGAACGCAAACAGGCTGCTGAAATTGTCACTGTGTTTGGTGAGTAA
- a CDS encoding ABC transporter ATP-binding protein, whose product MGFFQKPFGYEPILTKDDLKQVVQKKKGPRASDWKSTLLRLWKIVDEQRALLIVVLLLVMISSVLALAGPYLIGQMIDHYVMHGKLSGLGKGIGFLIGIYALLAVSLFLQNYWMIGIAQQTIYRLRTSVFAHFQRLPIAFFDRRQHGELMSRMTNDIEAVSSTLNSSFIQVFSSILTLGGTVIIMLSLSPLLTVLTMTIIPLMFWAMRWITRRTAPLFKEQQAALGALNGMIEETISGQRIVKAFSQEERMKAEFREKSLRLRRTGFWAQTYSGYIPKVMNFLNNMSFTIVAGIGGVLALYGHVSIGVIVIFTEYARQFTRPLNDLANQFNTVLSAIAGAERVFALLDEQQEEETVSAQKHQLLGHVAFKHVFFKYEQEEEAYTLKDVDFKVEPGQSVALVGATGAGKTTILQLIARFYEVTKGEVLFDGINVQQIDRQSLRSQMAFVLQDPFLFEASVRENIRYGRLDASDAEIEEAAKRANAHDFIMKLKDGYETVLAADGREISQGQKQLLSIARALIADPKILLLDEATSSIDTVTEMAIQEALDTLMQGRTSFVIAHRLNTVHNADLVLVMHKGKLVEAGPQQKLIESGGLYAQMLHSSSHHLEE is encoded by the coding sequence ATGGGATTTTTCCAGAAACCTTTTGGCTATGAGCCGATATTGACAAAAGATGATTTGAAGCAGGTTGTGCAGAAAAAAAAGGGACCTCGTGCATCTGATTGGAAAAGTACATTGCTGCGATTATGGAAAATTGTTGATGAACAACGAGCACTCCTCATCGTAGTACTTCTACTAGTGATGATTAGTTCGGTGTTAGCTTTGGCTGGCCCCTATTTAATTGGTCAAATGATCGATCACTATGTTATGCACGGCAAGCTTTCTGGACTAGGAAAGGGGATTGGCTTTTTAATTGGTATTTATGCCTTGTTAGCTGTCTCACTCTTCCTACAAAATTATTGGATGATCGGGATTGCACAGCAAACGATATATAGACTGCGAACAAGTGTATTTGCTCATTTTCAACGATTGCCCATTGCATTCTTTGATCGCCGTCAGCATGGCGAATTAATGAGTCGGATGACAAATGACATTGAAGCTGTTAGCTCCACATTAAACAGTTCTTTTATCCAAGTGTTTTCAAGCATACTTACGCTTGGTGGAACCGTTATTATTATGCTCAGTTTAAGCCCATTGCTGACAGTACTGACGATGACAATTATTCCACTTATGTTTTGGGCCATGCGTTGGATTACACGAAGGACAGCGCCCTTATTTAAAGAGCAGCAAGCCGCTCTTGGAGCCTTGAATGGCATGATAGAAGAAACTATTTCGGGGCAGAGGATTGTTAAAGCTTTCTCACAAGAGGAACGAATGAAAGCGGAGTTCCGTGAAAAAAGCTTGCGTCTAAGAAGAACAGGTTTTTGGGCACAGACTTACTCTGGTTATATCCCAAAGGTGATGAACTTCTTAAACAATATGAGCTTTACCATTGTAGCAGGCATAGGGGGAGTGCTCGCACTATACGGGCATGTATCGATAGGTGTTATTGTTATATTTACTGAATATGCTAGGCAATTTACACGTCCATTGAATGATTTAGCAAACCAATTTAATACGGTACTATCTGCTATTGCAGGCGCAGAACGAGTATTTGCCTTACTTGACGAACAACAAGAAGAGGAAACTGTTTCAGCTCAAAAGCATCAGTTATTGGGGCATGTGGCATTTAAGCATGTGTTCTTTAAATACGAACAAGAAGAGGAAGCTTATACATTAAAGGATGTTGATTTTAAAGTGGAGCCAGGACAATCGGTAGCGCTTGTTGGTGCTACAGGAGCTGGGAAAACGACAATTCTTCAACTTATTGCACGGTTTTATGAGGTAACAAAAGGTGAAGTATTATTTGATGGCATAAATGTGCAGCAAATAGATCGACAATCCTTACGTTCTCAGATGGCTTTTGTTTTGCAGGACCCGTTTTTATTTGAGGCTTCTGTGCGTGAAAACATTCGTTATGGTCGGCTAGATGCCAGTGATGCAGAGATTGAAGAAGCTGCCAAGCGAGCTAACGCCCATGATTTTATCATGAAGCTCAAAGATGGCTATGAAACAGTTCTTGCTGCAGATGGACGCGAGATATCACAAGGTCAAAAGCAATTGCTTTCTATAGCGAGAGCACTTATTGCTGACCCGAAAATTTTGCTATTGGATGAGGCAACAAGTAGTATCGATACTGTAACAGAAATGGCAATACAAGAGGCGCTTGATACATTAATGCAAGGACGCACAAGTTTCGTTATTGCCCATCGTTTAAATACTGTGCATAATGCCGATTTAGTTTTAGTTATGCATAAAGGCAAGTTGGTTGAAGCAGGACCTCAGCAAAAACTGATCGAATCTGGTGGTCTTTATGCACAAATGCTTCATTCATCCTCCCATCATCTTGAAGAATAA
- a CDS encoding GNAT family N-acetyltransferase encodes MNISVMTVSFPLDGETLKEVKLLCEEATVHDYRVYETIMNVPMASSFESKGFMVLAYEDDKDLLVGAASAIDLIGLHTYEWSLVVTPAYRQKGIGTALVESIQVGLEERGAEGQLAVVIDGSPFGHTFIEQKGFAYSFSEATLETKAEPVALQNDINIQPYDGEEAELISIYGEAFGDLPEESKELIAFNTTTNGRKLWVAYRDGDMVGTVTTAKENEIQWVTALAVHPNYEGQGIGTALLSFSKDYASKVGAKFVMLDVEIDNKKALSVYEKAGFMKAQQIDYYVKQ; translated from the coding sequence ATGAATATTTCAGTGATGACAGTGTCTTTCCCATTAGATGGAGAAACATTGAAGGAAGTAAAATTATTATGTGAAGAAGCAACAGTTCATGATTATCGAGTATACGAAACCATTATGAATGTGCCTATGGCCAGCTCTTTCGAATCAAAGGGTTTTATGGTATTGGCGTACGAGGATGATAAAGATTTGTTAGTTGGTGCTGCAAGTGCCATTGATTTAATTGGGCTTCATACATACGAATGGTCATTAGTGGTGACACCTGCCTATCGACAAAAAGGTATTGGAACGGCATTAGTTGAGAGTATCCAAGTGGGACTAGAGGAAAGAGGAGCAGAGGGACAATTAGCAGTCGTAATTGATGGCTCTCCTTTTGGGCATACATTCATTGAACAAAAAGGGTTTGCTTACAGTTTTTCAGAAGCAACCTTAGAGACTAAAGCAGAACCAGTAGCGTTACAAAATGATATTAACATTCAACCTTATGATGGTGAGGAGGCAGAACTAATCTCTATTTATGGTGAGGCGTTTGGCGATTTACCGGAAGAATCTAAGGAACTCATTGCTTTTAACACTACTACTAATGGACGAAAACTTTGGGTTGCCTATCGAGATGGTGATATGGTTGGAACTGTAACGACAGCTAAGGAAAATGAAATCCAGTGGGTAACTGCTCTTGCTGTTCATCCTAATTATGAAGGACAAGGTATTGGAACGGCACTTCTTTCTTTTTCAAAGGATTATGCGAGTAAAGTTGGCGCAAAATTTGTCATGCTCGACGTAGAAATCGACAATAAAAAAGCACTATCTGTCTATGAAAAGGCTGGTTTTATGAAGGCACAACAAATTGATTATTATGTAAAACAATAG
- a CDS encoding amidase domain-containing protein, with amino-acid sequence MAKMYNRQAAVQYANLWWNRRNPAFPNFDVDCTNYISQCLLAGGAPMRGAPSRDKGWWMQQGNWSFSWSVAHSLRWYLEGSTTGLKGTRVQYAEELELGDVIFYDFQGNGRIDHSVIVTSIQNGIPYVNAHTSDSINRPYFYEDSTAYTPSMTYFFYHIDDSFA; translated from the coding sequence ATGGCGAAAATGTATAACAGACAGGCTGCTGTTCAGTATGCCAATTTATGGTGGAATAGACGTAATCCTGCGTTTCCTAATTTTGATGTTGATTGCACAAATTATATATCTCAGTGCTTACTAGCAGGCGGCGCACCAATGCGAGGAGCACCTAGCAGAGATAAAGGGTGGTGGATGCAACAAGGGAATTGGAGCTTTAGCTGGTCCGTAGCCCACTCATTAAGATGGTATTTAGAGGGATCTACAACTGGATTAAAAGGCACGCGTGTGCAATATGCTGAGGAATTAGAGCTGGGAGATGTTATCTTTTATGATTTTCAAGGAAATGGAAGGATCGACCACTCTGTGATTGTCACAAGCATTCAAAATGGCATACCTTATGTGAATGCGCATACCTCGGATAGTATTAATCGACCGTATTTTTACGAGGACTCTACAGCCTATACACCGAGCATGACTTACTTTTTCTATCATATAGACGACAGCTTTGCATAG
- a CDS encoding glycerophosphodiester phosphodiesterase → MDIFAHRGVSARYPENTIAAFQAAARLPIAGIELDVHLTADKEVVVIHDETIDRTSNGSGYVKDFTLQQLRTFDFGSWMSPKFSGETIPTLGEVLELFAGTNHRINIELKTDIISYEGIEALVLKEVAAQQMTERVIISSFNHESLQTVSQIAPYIEIAALFAEVLVDFTTYIALIPAKALHVSLPTAFRKSVKLALAEGAIVRVYTVNDERHARSLQQLGIHAIFTDDPEKILLALS, encoded by the coding sequence TTGGATATTTTTGCACATAGAGGTGTCTCGGCACGCTACCCAGAAAATACAATTGCGGCATTTCAAGCGGCAGCTAGGCTTCCTATTGCGGGAATTGAGCTAGATGTTCATTTAACAGCAGATAAAGAGGTGGTAGTCATACATGATGAAACAATTGATCGTACCTCTAATGGTTCAGGCTATGTGAAAGATTTTACATTACAACAGTTACGTACATTTGACTTTGGTTCGTGGATGTCGCCGAAATTCAGCGGAGAAACGATCCCTACGCTAGGAGAAGTATTGGAGCTGTTTGCAGGTACAAATCATCGAATTAATATCGAGCTGAAGACAGATATTATTTCATACGAAGGAATTGAAGCACTTGTTCTCAAAGAGGTTGCAGCACAGCAAATGACAGAGCGAGTCATTATTTCATCTTTCAACCATGAATCCTTACAAACCGTTTCACAAATTGCGCCATATATTGAAATTGCAGCATTGTTCGCAGAGGTTTTAGTGGATTTTACGACTTATATTGCTCTCATCCCAGCTAAAGCACTACATGTTAGTCTACCGACAGCCTTTCGCAAATCAGTTAAATTAGCATTAGCTGAAGGGGCAATCGTTCGTGTTTATACAGTTAATGATGAGCGCCATGCCCGATCTTTGCAACAGCTTGGTATACACGCGATATTTACAGATGATCCTGAGAAAATACTTCTTGCCCTTAGCTAG
- a CDS encoding DUF2804 domain-containing protein has protein sequence MKQHAEKEILQPTLLCDKKGNLNPAAIGFARKPLINSNLSGHIMRKKKWNYWCVYGDEILFSATISHLDYAAVCFVYFLEYETQRYFEKTITIPLGGKLKMPSQVLESVSFKNSEMMIDQLFIQNETHLSVSIPNFDGDVLRAKLIIQHPPTDETLNVVIPWNRKTFQFTGKHHILPTSGFVTIGTRRFNFSAEENFAVLDYGRGIWPREALWNWGMASQRVRGRRIGLNLGGKWTDGTGMTENAIFVDGKMTKIHEDLLFQYDSEDYMQRWKVKTKFSNQVSLTFSPFFERVAQTNAKLVKSEVHQLFGYYDGSILLDNGETLVIQQMLGGIEEHRAKW, from the coding sequence GTGAAGCAGCATGCTGAGAAAGAAATTTTGCAGCCAACTCTTTTATGCGATAAAAAGGGTAATTTAAATCCAGCAGCCATCGGATTTGCACGTAAACCACTCATTAATAGTAATTTAAGCGGTCATATCATGCGTAAAAAGAAATGGAACTATTGGTGTGTCTATGGTGATGAAATCCTTTTCTCTGCTACAATTAGTCATCTAGATTATGCAGCAGTCTGCTTCGTTTATTTTCTTGAATATGAAACACAGCGCTATTTCGAAAAAACGATTACAATTCCCCTCGGTGGTAAATTAAAAATGCCTTCACAGGTTTTAGAATCCGTTTCCTTTAAAAATAGCGAAATGATGATTGATCAATTATTTATTCAAAATGAAACCCATTTATCGGTTTCCATACCAAACTTTGATGGAGACGTTTTACGTGCAAAGCTTATTATTCAACATCCTCCTACAGACGAAACTTTAAATGTTGTCATCCCTTGGAATCGTAAAACATTTCAGTTTACAGGCAAGCATCATATACTACCAACTTCAGGTTTTGTCACAATTGGTACTCGACGTTTTAATTTCTCAGCTGAAGAAAATTTTGCAGTGTTAGATTATGGACGAGGTATTTGGCCCCGTGAGGCATTGTGGAATTGGGGAATGGCTTCCCAGCGGGTTCGTGGACGACGCATTGGACTTAATTTAGGAGGTAAATGGACAGACGGCACTGGCATGACTGAAAATGCAATTTTTGTGGATGGTAAAATGACAAAAATACATGAGGATTTATTGTTTCAATATGATTCCGAGGATTATATGCAGCGCTGGAAAGTAAAAACAAAATTCTCTAATCAAGTCTCACTAACATTCTCTCCATTTTTTGAACGTGTTGCTCAAACAAATGCGAAATTGGTTAAATCAGAGGTACATCAACTATTTGGTTATTATGATGGCTCCATTCTACTCGATAATGGTGAAACACTGGTTATTCAACAGATGCTTGGAGGCATTGAGGAACATCGCGCTAAATGGTAG
- a CDS encoding ABC transporter ATP-binding protein — MKEVFSYVKPYKWTAIFALFLMLLELFVELVQPLIMAKIIDEGVRAQNQGMIMQWGAVLLALSFTAFMAGIINSYFSSHTAQSFSYDLRNAMFDKIQSFTLATYQKFSTASLITRLTNDVTQVQTVLFMSLRIMLRAPLAVIGSIIMAFVVNAKLALFLVIGAPIIFVFLIFMVAKGVSYFGRVQKRVDRLNRVLQENLQAIRLVKAYLRGTYEATRFDEVASRLKIDTVKALRIMEYIMPVLLFIMNMSLLAVLWFGTKQIASGTTPLGDIVAIVNYAMRMTGSFSMFAFIIIFYARAKASAERMAEVLSMENEVEDTSLSEEVGHPSRYGELMFEHVSFTYPGGDAPVLSDVSFQVKSGEKLAIMGATGAGKSTLLQLIPRFYEVTHGRILVEGQDVQHWELQELREIIGYVPQQSLLFTGSIADNVRWGNVEAEMDAVLQATMQAQIHASVEDFPNGYDTKVGQKGVNLSGGQKQRLSIARALLRKGHILMLDDSTSALDVKTEQSLWEALSEERATMLVVTQKIRTAKGADRILLIDAGKVVGYGTHEELLQTSTLYKKIAISQQEVED, encoded by the coding sequence ATGAAAGAAGTTTTTTCCTATGTAAAACCATATAAATGGACAGCCATCTTTGCTTTATTTTTAATGCTTTTAGAATTATTTGTTGAGCTTGTGCAACCCCTCATTATGGCAAAAATTATTGATGAAGGAGTACGGGCTCAAAATCAAGGGATGATTATGCAATGGGGGGCTGTTTTACTTGCTTTATCATTTACTGCCTTTATGGCAGGAATCATCAATTCATATTTTTCATCCCATACAGCTCAAAGCTTTTCTTATGACCTAAGAAATGCCATGTTTGATAAGATACAATCCTTTACGCTAGCAACCTATCAAAAATTTTCTACTGCTTCTCTTATTACAAGATTAACGAATGATGTTACTCAGGTACAAACGGTGCTATTTATGAGCTTACGTATTATGCTCCGAGCACCACTTGCTGTTATAGGCAGCATTATAATGGCATTTGTTGTGAATGCAAAGCTGGCATTATTTTTAGTTATTGGTGCACCCATTATCTTTGTTTTTCTAATTTTTATGGTGGCCAAGGGTGTTTCATATTTTGGACGGGTACAGAAGAGAGTCGACCGTTTAAATAGGGTTTTACAGGAAAACTTACAGGCAATTCGATTAGTGAAGGCTTATTTACGAGGAACGTATGAAGCTACGCGCTTTGATGAGGTTGCTTCTCGCTTAAAAATAGATACTGTAAAAGCGTTAAGAATAATGGAATATATTATGCCCGTACTATTATTCATTATGAACATGAGTCTGCTCGCAGTCTTATGGTTTGGTACAAAGCAAATTGCGTCAGGAACTACACCGCTTGGCGATATTGTAGCTATTGTCAATTATGCGATGCGTATGACTGGCTCATTTTCAATGTTTGCATTTATTATTATTTTTTATGCACGAGCGAAAGCTTCTGCAGAACGAATGGCAGAAGTCCTTTCTATGGAAAATGAAGTAGAAGATACGTCACTTTCTGAGGAGGTAGGTCATCCTTCGCGCTATGGGGAGTTAATGTTTGAACATGTCAGTTTTACTTATCCGGGGGGAGATGCACCTGTCCTGTCAGATGTGAGCTTCCAAGTTAAGTCCGGTGAAAAATTAGCGATTATGGGGGCGACTGGTGCTGGAAAATCAACATTGTTGCAGCTTATTCCTCGTTTTTATGAAGTAACGCACGGAAGAATATTGGTAGAAGGGCAGGATGTTCAACACTGGGAATTGCAAGAGCTACGCGAAATCATTGGCTATGTTCCACAGCAATCGTTATTGTTTACTGGTAGTATTGCTGATAATGTACGTTGGGGAAATGTAGAGGCCGAAATGGATGCTGTATTACAGGCCACTATGCAGGCACAAATACATGCGTCTGTTGAAGATTTTCCAAATGGCTATGATACCAAGGTGGGACAAAAAGGTGTCAATTTATCGGGAGGACAAAAACAAAGGCTATCGATTGCTAGAGCCCTTTTGAGAAAAGGACATATTTTAATGCTTGATGATAGCACAAGTGCCCTAGATGTAAAAACCGAACAATCATTATGGGAAGCATTGAGTGAAGAGAGGGCAACAATGCTTGTTGTCACGCAAAAAATACGTACGGCTAAAGGTGCAGACCGCATTTTACTAATCGATGCGGGAAAAGTAGTTGGATATGGCACACATGAAGAGCTTTTACAAACGTCAACACTCTATAAAAAAATTGCAATCTCTCAACAGGAGGTGGAGGATTAA
- the helD gene encoding RNA polymerase recycling motor HelD produces the protein MTVQHPDFQAEVERLAYTQRYMQQILNESQRDLQSAQENIRKSMADLDYLDSSLSYLNILTNARFFEMARNQKEGLEAVRKKPYFARIHFQKTGDPEEFLYIGKTSLFHRETHEPIIVDWRSPVANVYYDGRLGDMEYDVRGEVHKGHLYAKRQYKIENGELLDIRDIDLTTNDELLQEALAGKADVRLTEIVSTIQKEQNDIIRAHLRQPIIVQGAAGSGKTTIALHRISYFLYTMGENFNPEQLMILAPNKLFIDYIGDVLPELGVDKICQTTFTDYVLSATKLKLKLQNPNEQLESLVAGGNQEPTAWIAEMKGSLYYRDVIERYIQKLEQEIAEQFEDVYIEKYCIMRASHLKKLFLYEFSYMPIEKRLAHIKKVLTSHVRQKKQVVLATLHKKYDEALGKALNGIRDDEKRRRVVTKFIDERDERIPAIEKETKTTATAYMRRFTKHNIKTLYRTLLTDAELLAELAPEWHYLEQQQFLQAHRKEHWALEDLAALYYLQARLKGIPDEWKMRVVFIDEVQDYSLFQLAALKTGLDTDMFTMVGDLAQGIHSYRSLTAWEPVQSLFPRASFRTLQKSYRTTIEIMEVANQILAQMSEQLPLVEPVVRHGNVPSFIQADHFDALKIKEIFEAIRQNGHRSIALICKTTAEAITMYQTLKMSDIASQLLTENESINQEMLLVVPSHLAKGLEFDAVIVAAFDTPFYDTPIDRKLLYVALTRAMHELYLIGPSKNTFLLKN, from the coding sequence ATGACTGTACAACATCCAGATTTTCAGGCTGAAGTAGAGCGGTTGGCATATACCCAAAGATATATGCAGCAAATACTCAATGAATCACAAAGAGATTTACAATCGGCCCAGGAAAATATTCGTAAATCTATGGCTGACCTTGATTACTTAGATTCAAGTTTAAGTTATTTAAATATCTTAACAAATGCCAGATTCTTTGAAATGGCTCGTAACCAAAAGGAAGGCCTAGAAGCTGTTCGTAAGAAGCCATACTTTGCTAGAATTCATTTCCAAAAGACAGGCGATCCAGAGGAATTTCTCTACATCGGGAAAACCTCACTCTTTCATCGCGAAACCCATGAGCCCATTATTGTTGACTGGCGCTCACCTGTAGCCAATGTCTATTATGATGGACGTCTTGGCGATATGGAATATGATGTCCGCGGAGAAGTTCATAAAGGACATCTCTATGCTAAAAGACAATACAAGATTGAGAATGGCGAATTACTCGATATACGTGATATTGACTTAACAACAAACGATGAACTACTGCAAGAAGCGTTAGCTGGGAAAGCAGATGTTCGACTAACCGAAATTGTCTCGACAATTCAAAAGGAGCAAAATGACATTATCCGAGCACACCTTCGTCAACCAATTATTGTGCAAGGTGCAGCAGGTAGTGGAAAAACAACAATCGCTCTACACCGTATATCTTACTTCCTCTACACAATGGGTGAGAACTTTAATCCAGAGCAGCTCATGATTTTAGCACCAAATAAGTTATTTATTGATTATATCGGAGATGTTTTACCAGAGCTCGGTGTCGATAAAATTTGCCAAACTACTTTTACAGACTACGTTCTTTCCGCCACTAAATTAAAGCTAAAACTTCAAAATCCGAATGAGCAATTAGAATCGCTTGTTGCTGGAGGAAATCAGGAGCCAACTGCATGGATCGCTGAAATGAAAGGCTCTCTTTATTATCGTGATGTCATCGAACGTTACATTCAAAAGCTAGAACAGGAGATTGCAGAGCAATTTGAAGATGTATATATTGAAAAATACTGTATCATGCGTGCTTCCCATTTAAAGAAGCTGTTTTTATATGAGTTTTCTTATATGCCTATCGAAAAACGCCTTGCCCATATTAAGAAGGTGTTAACAAGCCATGTCCGTCAAAAAAAACAAGTTGTCCTAGCAACACTTCATAAAAAGTATGATGAAGCATTGGGTAAAGCTTTAAATGGTATTCGGGATGATGAAAAACGACGACGGGTTGTTACTAAATTTATCGATGAACGCGATGAACGTATTCCAGCTATTGAAAAAGAAACGAAAACCACTGCAACGGCATATATGCGACGTTTTACTAAACATAATATCAAGACACTCTATCGCACCCTTCTCACTGATGCAGAACTTTTAGCAGAGCTGGCTCCTGAATGGCATTATCTCGAACAACAACAATTTTTACAGGCACACCGGAAAGAACATTGGGCACTTGAAGATTTGGCTGCACTATACTATTTACAAGCCCGTCTAAAAGGCATCCCAGATGAATGGAAAATGCGTGTTGTCTTTATCGATGAGGTACAAGATTATAGTTTATTCCAGCTTGCTGCTTTAAAAACAGGTCTCGATACAGATATGTTTACAATGGTTGGTGATTTAGCCCAAGGGATTCACAGCTATCGTTCATTAACAGCTTGGGAGCCTGTACAAAGCTTGTTTCCACGTGCAAGTTTCCGAACATTACAAAAAAGCTACCGAACAACCATCGAAATTATGGAAGTAGCTAACCAAATATTAGCGCAAATGAGTGAACAGCTTCCTTTGGTAGAGCCAGTTGTTCGTCACGGTAATGTACCAAGTTTTATTCAAGCTGATCATTTCGATGCTTTAAAAATTAAAGAGATCTTTGAAGCTATTCGTCAAAATGGTCATCGTTCCATCGCTTTAATTTGCAAAACTACAGCGGAAGCTATCACGATGTATCAGACATTAAAAATGAGCGATATTGCCTCACAGCTCCTAACTGAAAACGAATCGATTAATCAGGAAATGTTGCTTGTTGTACCAAGTCATCTAGCTAAAGGACTTGAATTTGATGCAGTGATTGTAGCTGCATTTGATACACCTTTCTATGATACGCCAATTGATCGAAAGCTACTTTACGTAGCACTTACACGAGCAATGCATGAGCTGTACTTAATAGGTCCATCCAAAAATACATTTTTATTGAAAAATTAA
- a CDS encoding dipeptidase: protein MTNLQQLDAYFVEHREAHLNELKEFLRIPSISSLSEHKEDIQHAAQWLASAFEKLNLENISITQTAGHPVVYADWLHAEGKPTILFYGHYDVQPVDPLNLWDSEPFNPTIRDNKLFARGASDDKGQVFMHLKMIEALFATTGTLPVNVKFIYEGEEEIGSPHLPAYVEQNKEKLEADLILISDTGLYGPGKPAVCYGLRGLTGIQIDVRGAKGDLHSGLYGGGVQNAIHALAEILASFRDEHGTIQVDGFYDKVLPLTEEEREAYLALGFDEESVKQEVGVKELFGEQGFSYLERTWARPTLEVNGVFGGFSGEGIKTVLPAEAGAKITCRLVPNQEPDEIVALLKAHVEKHKPAGVEINISEFDKGRPFLTPFDHPFIQAAGRSYEKVYNVPTAYTRGGGSIPIVAAFDEILALPVVLMGFGLSSENFHAPNEHFHLENFDKGLRVLSDYLFEVAELQK, encoded by the coding sequence ATGACTAATTTACAGCAATTAGATGCTTATTTTGTAGAACATCGTGAAGCACATTTAAATGAATTGAAGGAATTTTTACGAATTCCAAGTATTAGCTCTTTATCTGAACATAAGGAAGATATCCAACATGCCGCACAATGGTTAGCTAGTGCGTTTGAGAAACTAAATCTTGAAAATATCTCTATTACCCAAACAGCTGGGCACCCTGTTGTCTATGCAGATTGGCTACACGCTGAAGGAAAACCAACGATTTTATTTTACGGTCACTATGATGTGCAACCGGTTGATCCATTAAATTTATGGGATAGTGAGCCGTTTAATCCTACAATTCGCGACAATAAATTATTTGCTCGTGGTGCTAGTGATGATAAAGGGCAAGTGTTTATGCACTTAAAAATGATTGAGGCACTATTTGCGACAACGGGGACTTTACCAGTTAACGTTAAATTCATTTATGAAGGCGAAGAAGAAATCGGCAGCCCACACCTACCAGCCTATGTAGAGCAAAATAAGGAAAAATTAGAAGCAGATTTAATTTTAATTTCTGATACAGGTCTCTATGGTCCTGGTAAGCCTGCGGTTTGCTATGGCTTACGTGGTTTAACAGGCATTCAAATTGATGTTCGTGGGGCTAAGGGAGATTTACACTCTGGACTTTACGGTGGTGGCGTACAAAATGCCATTCATGCATTAGCTGAAATTTTAGCATCCTTCCGTGATGAACATGGAACAATTCAAGTTGATGGCTTCTACGATAAAGTATTGCCTTTAACAGAGGAAGAACGTGAAGCTTACCTTGCACTTGGCTTTGATGAAGAATCAGTTAAACAGGAAGTTGGCGTAAAAGAATTATTCGGTGAACAAGGGTTTTCATACTTAGAACGAACTTGGGCACGTCCAACACTTGAGGTGAATGGTGTATTTGGTGGTTTCTCTGGTGAAGGCATCAAAACAGTTTTACCTGCTGAAGCTGGCGCTAAAATCACATGTCGTCTTGTTCCAAACCAAGAGCCTGATGAAATTGTCGCCCTTTTAAAAGCGCATGTTGAAAAGCATAAGCCTGCTGGTGTGGAAATTAACATTTCTGAATTCGATAAAGGTCGTCCATTCTTAACTCCATTCGACCATCCATTTATCCAAGCAGCAGGACGTTCTTATGAAAAAGTGTATAATGTACCAACTGCTTACACACGTGGTGGTGGCTCTATTCCTATCGTCGCTGCATTTGATGAAATTTTAGCATTACCTGTGGTGTTAATGGGCTTTGGTCTATCAAGTGAAAACTTCCACGCACCAAACGAGCACTTCCATCTAGAAAACTTCGATAAAGGCTTACGTGTTTTAAGTGACTATTTATTCGAGGTTGCTGAATTACAAAAATAA